Proteins found in one Misgurnus anguillicaudatus chromosome 3, ASM2758022v2, whole genome shotgun sequence genomic segment:
- the LOC129443834 gene encoding B-cell receptor CD22-like: MVMSIMLAPPPLIFLLMIHRVYSADDEWGVNYSSSYICALKGSTVIINCTYKYPTGYKIMNVFWTNTNETAKDKEHPDLFNDSEYSQRIEYLGDKHHDCTMRLTDVRQTDSHKYYFRFITDQPKWVGKHGVTLDITDLQVESSGERVTERHSVTLTCKSRCSLPDRSTFIWFKNTQSLSERTDRNNQLILQSVRRNDSGNYSCAVQGHNLTSPHQYLNVIYAPDKPVISIKPSGEIMEGDSVTLTCSSKSNPPVQIYSWFKENKTVASGQTYIISKIRSDHSGEYKCKSINELGKRYSAMNLNVLYPPKKVTASISGSGEIKEGDSVNLTCSSESNPPVQIYSWFKVNETSSVGSGQTYSITNINSSHSGWFYCEAQNEVGSQRSTAVSVNVKGNMMIFHSFIGVLILGAVVFIMMLIIW; encoded by the exons ATGGTGATGTCAATCATGTTGGCTCCTCCTCCTCTGATCTTTCTCCTCATGATTCACA GAGTTTATAGTGCTGATGATGAGTGGGGTGTGAATTACAGCTCTTCATACATCTGTGCACTAAAGGGTTCAACAGTGataataaactgcacttataAATACCCTACTGGATATAAGATCATGAATGTGTTCTGGACTAACACTAATGAAACAGCAAAAGATAAAGAGCATCCAGATCTGTTTAATGACTCTGAATACAGTCAGAGGATTGAGTATCTGGGAGATAAACATCACGACTGCACCATGAGACTGACTGATGTGAGACAGACAGATTCACACAAATACTATTTCAGATTCATCACTGATCAACCAAAATGGGTTGGAAAACATGGAGTGACTCTTGATATCACAG ATCTTCAGGTGGAGTCTTCAGGTGAGAGAGTGACAGAGAGACATTCAGTGACTCTTACATGTAAAAGCAGATGCAGTCTGCCTGacagatcaacattcatctggtttaaaaacacacagtcATTAAGTGAGAGAACAGACAGAAACAATCAACTCATCCTGCAGTCAGTAAGAAGAAATGATTCAGGCAACTATAGCTGTGCTGTACAGGGACACAATCTCACATCACCTCATCAATATCTCAATGTCATCT ATGCTCCAGATAAACCTGTAATCTCCATCAAACCTTCTGGTGAAATAATGGAGGGTGATTCAGTGACTCTGACCTGCAGCAGTAAATCAAATCCACCTGTTCAGATCTACAGCTGGTTTAAGGAGAATAAAACTGTTGCATCTGGCCAAACCTACATCATCTCAAAGATCAGATCAGATCACAGTGGAGAATACAAGTGCAAGTCAATCAATGAACTTGGAAAAAGATATTCAGCAATGAACTTAAATGTTTTAT ATCCTCCAAAGAAGGTGACAGCATCCATCAGTGGATCTGGTGAAATAAAGGAGGGTGATTCAGTGAATCTGACCTGCAGCAGTGAATCAAATCCACCTGTTCAGATCTacagctggtttaaggtgaATGAAACATCATCTGTTGGATCTGGACAGACGTACAGCATCACTAACATTAACTCCAGTCACAGTGGATGGTTTTACTGTGAGGCTCAGAATGAAGTCGGATCTCAGAGATCTACTGCTGTATCAGTCAATGTTAAAG GAAATATGATGATATTTCACTCTTTCATTGGAGTGTTGATTTTGGGGgctgtagtttttatcatgaTGTTGATAATTTGGTAA